The Bradyrhizobium barranii subsp. barranii genome segment ATTTCGTCAACGAGAGGGCGGACGGCGAGGGCGGGGAGGCGCTTTTGTCGGGCAGGATGCTGGTCCTCAGCATCGTGCTGCTGCTGATCTCGCTGCTGGCGGTCGTCCTCCTCGCCAAGAAGTTCTCGCTGGTGGTGGACGCGGTCGCCGTTCAGATCGGCGCCCCGCCGGCGTTCGCGGGCCTCCTCGTCGCCCTCCTGATCCTGATGCCGGAGGGCGTCTCGGCGATTGCGGCGGCGCGCAAGAACGACCTCCAGAAGAGCATCAACCTGGCGCTCGGGTCCTCGCTCGCAACCATCGGCCTGACCATTCCAGCGGTCGGGATCGCCACCTACCTGCTCGACCAGCCGCTCGTGCTGGGCCTGAACCCGGCGAACACCGCACTCCTGTTCCTGACATTCTTGTTGAGCATGCTGACCTTCGGTACCGGCAGGACCAATGTCCTGTTCGGGCTGGTCCATATGGTGGTATTTGCCGTCTACGTGTTCATGGTTTTCGTGCCGTAGAAGGAAATTCCCGATGCTTGCCGCCAAATCCGAGGTTCAGGTCGACAATGAGCAGGTCCGGGTGACCGAGTGGCGGCTCGCCCCGGGCAGCGCGACCGGGCACCATACCCACGGCATGGACTATGTCATTGTTCCCGTCGTCGCCGGCGAGATGACCATCGTGGCGCCCGGCAGCGAGCGTTCCAAGGCGCAGCTCGCGGCCGGAAAATCTTACTTTCGCAAGGCCGGCGTCCAACACGACGTACTTAACGAAACCTCAACCGAGATCGTGTTCCTTGAGATCGAGCTGAAGCCGTAAGGCGAGCGAACCCTTTGCCATCGATCCGTCGCAGTTGATCCCTTACAATGCCCTAAAGTTCCCGCATCTGATCGCGCGGGGAGTGGCCGAGAAATGCTGAAATACCTCGCTAAAATCTCGATGGATATTCTCCCCTCGGTGCTCGCGACGATCATCGGGGCGTACATCGTTAACCACTACATCAACGCCAAGCCGGCGGCCGATGCCCCCGCGGCCGTGGTAGCGCCTGCCCAGGCTGGTAGTGACGGCAAGCCGACCGACACCGCTAACCTTCCGGCGCCCGGCGTGAAGGCCAAGGGCGTTGCCGAGAAGAGCGTTTCCGAAAAGGGCGTGGACAAGGTGGCGGCCGAAAAGCCGGCCGATCATCAGCCGGCCACCGAGACCAAGGCCGCAGACGTCGCTCCCGCCGAGACTGGCCCGCGCGGCCGTAACTCCGCGCGTGAGAAGGCGGCCGCCAAGTCCAATCCGGCCGTCACGGCTCCCGCCGCCGCTCCAGTGGTGGAGGCCAATTCGGCGCCGGCTGCGACCCCCGACGCCAACGATCTCGCGCGGGCCGCCATCGAGCGCCTGCGCAAGTCGCCTGAGGGCAAGGCTGCTGAGAAGGCCGCTGAGGCCAGATCTCCCGAAACCAAGTCGGTTGAGACCAAGCCGGTCGAGCGGACCCCGGAGCCTGCGGTGCGGGAAGCCGCCCGCACCCCGGAGGCCCCGCGCACCATCTCTGCGGAGCAGTCCATGGTCCGCCCGCTGCCACCGCCGATCACGGTGTCGACGCCTTTGCCCGAGGCCTATGGCAATAGCGGTTCGTCGCCGTCTTACACTTCCTCGGTCGGCAATGACGATCCGAACCGGATGACGCCGCCGGCCGACATCCCAGTCCCGATGATCGCGCCGCCGCTTGATCTGCGTGCCGATGCCGGCGGGGCCATGCCGCGGCCGAAGAAGACCAATGTGGCCGACGAGATGCTGTCCGGCATGAAGTCGATGTTCCACTCGGTCCTGCCGAAGAGCGCCACCCCCGATTAGACGGCGGCCTAGCCGCCCTGCCAGGTGTCAGCCGCCGACGCGGGCAAGGCCGCTGCGGGCGGTATCGTCGCGTGGACGTAGCGCGACCGCCTTGTTGTAGGATGTGGCCGCCTTGGCCTTGTCACCCAGCCGCTCATAGGCCTGTCCTCGCGCGGTCCACACCTGCGCGTTGTGCGGATCGACCTCGGAGGCCTCATCGAGATCGGCCGCCGCTTCCTTGACCTTGCCGATGGCGAGATAGCTGATGGCGCGGCCGAGCAACGGCTCGACCTTTTGCGGATTGAGCCCGTTGGCGGCGCTGAAATCGGCGATGGCGAAATTATGCTCGTTGTTGCCCTGATAGATCAGGGCGCGACCATAAAGTGCCTGTGCGTTGTAGGGATCGAGTGCGACGGCCCGGTTGAACTCGTCCAGCGCGCCAGCCGTCTCCCCCGCCTTTGCCAGGGTCTGGCCTTTTGCGGTGTGAGCCTGGGCCTCGCTGACATTGCCCGCGCTGACCGCGCTGTCGGTGGCCGTCGCAGCCGCCTTGGGCGCCTCCTGCGGCTTCTCCTTCTCGGGCATCATGGAGCCGAGGTCGAAGGAGCAGCCACACAGCACGATCCCCATCAAGCCGAGCGCGAACGGCTGGCGCCAGATCTGGCGTAGCCGCGCCAAGCGGCGTTCGGGGAAAGGGGAGGCCATCTACGGTTCGCTCGCGCTGGTGCCGCATCGGTAGTGCCCCCGTCCCAGAGAAGGCACCGCTCACAAAACAATAACGCGGGCCAAGGGCCCGCGTCATCGAAAACTGAAGTCTTGGAAAACTGAAGTCTTGCAAGTCAGGCGGAATCAGCGCGGTCCGCGCGGACCTGCACCTGGGCCGCTGCGGCCGCCACGATCACCGCCCGGACCGGCGCCGAACACCGGCTTCGGCTTCATCGGCAGCAGGCCTTCGCGCTGCAGCTTCTTGCGGGCCAGCTTGCGCGCGCGGCGCACGGCCTCGGCCTTTTCACGGGCCTTCTTCTCGGAGGGCTTCTCGTAGTGACCGCGGAGCTTCATCTCGCGGAAAATTCCCTCGCGCTGCATCTTCTTCTTCAGCGCCTTGAGGGCTTGATCGACATTGTTATCGCGAACGAGAACCTGCACGCGGCATCCTCTTCAGTGGATCGGATTTGAATTCTGGTAAGTCAAAGGGGATGGCGAAACGCACAAGCCCTTAACCTTGAGGGCGCGGATGTATCAGACAAAACCCGCGATGTCCACCTGCCAAGCAGGTTTTCGGGCCAAGTTCAGCCATTAAATAAGGCGAAAATACCTCCGTGCGGCCCCGATTTGGGTGATTCGGCGCCAAGGGTGGG includes the following:
- a CDS encoding cupin domain-containing protein → MLAAKSEVQVDNEQVRVTEWRLAPGSATGHHTHGMDYVIVPVVAGEMTIVAPGSERSKAQLAAGKSYFRKAGVQHDVLNETSTEIVFLEIELKP
- a CDS encoding tetratricopeptide repeat protein yields the protein MASPFPERRLARLRQIWRQPFALGLMGIVLCGCSFDLGSMMPEKEKPQEAPKAAATATDSAVSAGNVSEAQAHTAKGQTLAKAGETAGALDEFNRAVALDPYNAQALYGRALIYQGNNEHNFAIADFSAANGLNPQKVEPLLGRAISYLAIGKVKEAAADLDEASEVDPHNAQVWTARGQAYERLGDKAKAATSYNKAVALRPRDDTARSGLARVGG
- the rpsU gene encoding 30S ribosomal protein S21, with amino-acid sequence MQVLVRDNNVDQALKALKKKMQREGIFREMKLRGHYEKPSEKKAREKAEAVRRARKLARKKLQREGLLPMKPKPVFGAGPGGDRGGRSGPGAGPRGPR